A part of Olleya sp. Bg11-27 genomic DNA contains:
- a CDS encoding BlaI/MecI/CopY family transcriptional regulator produces MQLSKTEEELMNHLWKLEKAFMKDLLEAYPEPKPANTTVATLLKRMTDKGFVGYTKFGNSRQYYPLVKKKDYFSRHVNGLIKNFFNNSSSQFASFFTKETDLSKTELEELRAIIDNEIKNK; encoded by the coding sequence ATGCAATTATCAAAAACGGAAGAAGAATTAATGAATCACCTATGGAAACTAGAAAAAGCTTTCATGAAAGATTTATTAGAAGCCTATCCAGAGCCAAAACCTGCTAATACAACCGTTGCAACTTTATTAAAGCGAATGACCGACAAAGGTTTTGTTGGTTATACAAAGTTTGGAAACTCAAGACAATACTATCCTTTGGTTAAAAAAAAGGACTATTTCTCCAGGCATGTTAATGGCCTAATTAAAAACTTTTTTAATAACAGCAGTTCACAGTTTGCGTCTTTTTTTACAAAAGAAACGGATTTAAGCAAAACCGAATTAGAAGAGTTAAGAGCAATAATTGACAACGAAATTAAAAACAAGTAA
- a CDS encoding M56 family metallopeptidase, which yields MELIVLKSSVCLLVFLLYYKIALEPLSIHKFKRVYLLVTIAIAVIIPFITFVKYVEPTFDNSPFIFDTSTTLPLDTHFKIAEQTNYLSNILWSIYALGVGLFFIRFCVNLFQIISKIRKHTKVKSNSFINVLMEHLDIPHTFFNFIFLNKNKFENNQIPAEVLLHEQTHAKQKHSLDIIIIEVIQILFWFNPLLYWLKKEIKLNHEFLADQDVINQGIDTKTYQTILLQFSSNQQELAFVNAINYSSIKKRFTLMNTQTPQPTVRLRSLLLLPLLGLLVYSFSSTKELEKEITPDIHFQDEKATNIDKSNIIKQIEATLENNKEIRINYVNQNSSLLVNEIECDGCQLNLTKKGIAELILSTTHKEEITSFKLKIPGVTTSHNKGNTLNDQSRQSLSTIKKGDFIMLFDIASESKKYKSIRIQLVYKDDENYSESPEVKKGEESSIPPPPPVNPNTTPEEKAKQAKVIEKHNKDNKITNERVYKNPPLPHPAPLKSDKNTGFIAINGQQHFYTTINGKTKYYNRWGIEVDSKGTKLSSTQTDGSKVVPGQKITKIHKDGKLISEFKKTWEDDDFSTPPTTPSPFHPAKTELNDKRSKIEARRNEIMSKRKEKLEQLKNERTAKKKKRIEQLEQRKLEMIEQRKKTENTLPPPPPISTKDHVVKMAKKGASFYYNGDAITSDKAIDLVKNNSNLNISSKTNNGSSTVYISEKPIHTLNGKVINE from the coding sequence ATGGAACTAATTGTATTAAAATCCAGTGTTTGCCTTTTGGTTTTTCTATTGTATTACAAGATAGCGTTAGAGCCATTAAGCATTCATAAATTTAAAAGAGTTTATTTATTGGTTACTATTGCAATCGCGGTAATCATACCTTTTATAACGTTTGTAAAATATGTCGAGCCTACTTTTGACAATTCACCATTTATTTTTGATACTTCGACAACACTGCCATTAGACACACATTTTAAAATAGCAGAACAAACGAACTACTTATCTAACATTTTATGGAGTATTTATGCTTTAGGAGTAGGCTTATTCTTTATTAGATTTTGCGTTAATCTATTTCAAATAATTTCAAAAATCAGAAAACATACTAAAGTTAAAAGCAATTCTTTTATCAATGTATTGATGGAACATTTAGATATTCCGCATACCTTTTTCAATTTCATCTTTCTCAATAAAAACAAGTTTGAAAACAATCAAATCCCTGCTGAAGTCTTACTACACGAACAAACGCACGCAAAACAAAAACATAGTTTAGATATTATAATTATCGAAGTAATACAAATACTATTTTGGTTTAACCCACTACTATATTGGCTTAAAAAAGAAATTAAACTTAATCATGAGTTTTTAGCTGATCAAGACGTTATAAACCAAGGTATCGACACTAAAACTTATCAAACAATTTTATTACAATTCTCGTCTAATCAACAAGAATTAGCATTCGTTAATGCTATCAATTATTCATCAATCAAAAAACGTTTCACACTTATGAACACACAAACACCACAGCCAACCGTTCGGCTACGCAGCTTATTACTACTACCTCTTTTAGGGCTTTTAGTTTACAGTTTTAGCAGTACTAAAGAGCTTGAAAAAGAAATAACTCCTGATATACATTTTCAAGATGAAAAAGCAACAAATATTGATAAAAGCAACATAATAAAACAAATTGAAGCAACTTTAGAGAATAATAAAGAAATAAGAATCAATTACGTTAATCAAAATTCATCATTACTAGTTAACGAAATAGAATGTGATGGCTGTCAACTTAATCTTACTAAGAAAGGTATAGCAGAGTTAATTTTAAGCACAACTCACAAAGAAGAAATAACTAGCTTTAAATTAAAAATTCCAGGAGTTACAACATCACATAATAAAGGAAACACACTTAATGACCAAAGTCGTCAATCCTTATCAACAATTAAAAAAGGAGACTTTATCATGCTTTTTGACATAGCTTCTGAGTCTAAGAAATATAAATCTATAAGAATACAATTAGTATACAAAGATGATGAAAACTATTCAGAGTCACCTGAAGTAAAAAAAGGAGAAGAGTCTAGTATTCCTCCACCACCTCCTGTAAATCCTAATACAACTCCAGAGGAGAAAGCAAAACAGGCAAAGGTTATAGAAAAACACAATAAAGACAATAAAATCACAAATGAAAGAGTTTATAAAAACCCTCCACTACCACATCCTGCTCCATTAAAGTCAGATAAAAACACTGGATTTATAGCCATAAATGGGCAACAACATTTTTACACAACAATAAATGGTAAAACTAAATATTATAATCGTTGGGGAATTGAAGTTGATAGCAAAGGAACCAAATTATCCTCTACCCAAACTGACGGTAGCAAAGTTGTACCAGGTCAAAAAATAACTAAAATTCACAAAGACGGTAAATTGATTAGTGAATTTAAAAAAACCTGGGAAGATGATGACTTTAGCACACCTCCTACTACTCCTTCTCCTTTCCATCCTGCTAAAACAGAACTAAATGACAAAAGGTCAAAAATAGAAGCAAGGCGCAATGAAATAATGTCAAAAAGAAAAGAAAAATTAGAACAATTAAAAAACGAAAGAACTGCAAAAAAAAAGAAACGAATAGAACAGTTGGAACAAAGAAAACTGGAAATGATAGAGCAACGTAAAAAAACAGAAAACACTCTCCCGCCGCCACCTCCAATAAGCACTAAAGACCACGTTGTCAAAATGGCAAAGAAAGGAGCTTCTTTTTACTATAATGGGGACGCTATTACCTCTGATAAAGCAATAGATTTAGTAAAAAACAATTCTAATCTAAATATCTCCTCCAAGACAAACAAT